The DNA window TTTTAGGTGATTTTGACCTCGATTTTATCCaacgtgacggctgagtcagggtgggacccacgtaggccccacatgtcagggtgtccatgtcacccctctctctcccttcctcctctctctctctcacctctctgCGCAGGCTGGTCAgcgggtggagaggagggcgtcggcgccggcgatgggcgacaaggcggcgacgacatcgtccgcggccggccgcggcggcggcgccgcctgctCCAGGACGGGGCGTAGGAGGTCGATGAAGACGACCCGAGGAGGCGGGTGAGCACGCAGCGACCGACCGAGGGGAgcggagcagcagcggcgggcgagcgagcgagcggcggagcggagcggcgtCGGCAGCGAGCGTGcagcggagcggagcggcggcaagcGAGCGGCCGGTGGAGTGTAgtggagaggcggcggcatcCGCAGCTCGGCGAAGTACCATGGCGGCGTCAAGAACACTAGGCAGCACGGCGCAATGTGAGAGCGAGCCAGCGAGGTGATGGGGTTCAGCGACATGCCCTTGGAGGTGAGCAGTATATGGATGAGCACTAGCCGCGtggcctcggcggcgacggcggcgagctgcagCATGACGCCGAACGCGTCGAACCGCGCCTCGCCGTAGGCGGCGATGGTGACGCCCGCGGAGATGCCGAGCATGTTGAGCATGGAGGCGCGGCGGAAGGAGTCGGTGCGGaaggcgggcgggcggcggcggcaggcgagcgcgcggccagcggagcggagcggcggtgaTGATGAtccctaccgccgccgcccccctgccgcccttcttcttctccaccgcctccgcctgcaggatgaaaaataactaaaatgttCCATAAACAATGAGCCAATTAAGGATGAGTAAGGACTGACTGGATATAGTTCAGTACATCTGCTTCCTGCAAGGGATTAGCAAGATGAGTAAAGAAGTTTTTCCATCAAAAAAGGACTGAAAGAACTAGTCCTTGATTGTGGGACAAATGAACAATACAGCATGCCGTTGAAGCTTATTAGAAGAGTTTATCAACCAGTGAATATAGAGGTTATGGGAATTTGGATACAAGCTTATATCATTAATGGTGACCTCGTTCGCGGACCTCCAGACCTCCAGAAGCTGCCGCCGGACGTCGCCCGTGACGTGGACGCTGTTGTCGGCACGGCCGAGGGGTTCCACGCGAACGCCGCGCGGGCCAGGGGCCTCCTGGAGCGGTgcggcgccgcggcctccgAGCAGGTCGTGGTGGCCGTGCTGGCCCGCCTCCGCCTGCAGCACAAGCTGGTGGTGGCGGTCCGACGACGTCCCAGCCGCCGCTTGACCACCGGCGCCGCACCGCGCACGACTCCGACGGCGCCATGCAGCTCCTCTTGCACATGGGCTTTGCTAGCTATAGATAGCTCCGTCCCCTTGACTCTCTGTGCGATACAGATACTGCAAGCTAGCGAAGCAAACCGTGGCCGCGGCTTAGGAAAATATCGCAATTCACGGagcggccgccgcccccgctccGCTCTCTCCACCACGGCAATGGTGCCACACggcacgcggaggaggaggccgagggaAGGCAGACGACCGTCGCGGTCGTCCCCCGCCAGCCGCCGGCCACGGCGGGCCTCCTAACCTCCCCGCTACATCGACGAAGGTGTCGCCATCCACGACGCCCAGGGAAAaatgagagaggaagggagtgaagaggaaaagagagagtgtgtgctgatgtggcatcctgacatatGGAGCCCACGTgagtcccatgctgactcagccgccacgtaggataaaaccggaatcaaaaccaccgaaggacctattgtgaccggttttgattagttaagggacccccgatatctggttttgtggttaaggtacaattttgtaactcgatgacaagttgagggaccttcggtgtactttttcctatcttGTTTAAAAAGGGTATCGTGGTCGCAAAGTGTGGCACAAAAGAACATGACCACAAACCAAAACGCAGAAATTGGCACACGATCATACGCATCGCAAGCAGAGCAAGGAGGAGACCGGCACCAGCACAGAGACAGGTTGTGATTGAACCACTGAATATGGATTGAATGAATCTGATCAATATATACAGGGATCAGATCAGTTTGCTTGTCCCATCTAAACAACACTACTTGGCTTAATGCTTACACATCAAAGCAGCTTTGCCTGATGGGCATTGTGCCTCCCCAGACTCCATAATTTGGGTGGCTAAACACTTCACTTCGTAAATGTTTCGATGGCAACCCAAGCAGGCTTCCAGTAATGGAGAGGGGTCAGGGAAGCACTTGGGGTTGGAGGTCCTGTCATGCTGTGTAGTCTTTGCAAACCATGGTGTTGTCAGGCCTTTGATGCTCCTACTACTTCTGAAGCAACCCTGCATGCTGGAGCTTCATATGTACAGGTGAGGGCATGCGGATCGGCGCTTCGGTGATCATGACGCAGTAACTGCAATTTCCGTTGTTTTTTCTTGCGCTTCGTCCTTGCCCAACAATGTTGGTGTGACCGAAACAATCCCGATCAAGAACAGCAGCGCTATCGATTGGGTGTCATACAGGTCACTCAATGATGTTAACTCTCCTAGAGCAATCCCAGCCTGGATATAAGAAGAAACAATGAACAGGGTTACACAAAGTAGGTATCGTGCaaaccagaatgaaaaaaaaaaatgttaggaaCTTACCCTGACAGTAACATAGGAAGCTGGGATGAGACCGATGAGAGTTGCCAGTAAGAATATATGGTAGGGCACATCTACTATGGGTGAAGCTAAGTTAATGAAGGTGTTTGGCAATGTTGGGGTGACCCTGAGAAAAAGCATGTAATTCAAcagcttttctcttcttttggcaacctggaaagaaagaaaagttgCACCTTTTCAGTAATGAACGGATGCCCCTGAGGATCTTGAATCGGATATTCAACACAATAAGCAGAGCAACTAGAATATTTGAGTTGATGCCAACCTGCTTCTGGAAGAACATGAGCTTATCTGGCCACAGTGAGAACACCAATGGCTTTCCAATCAGCTTCGACAGGAAAAAGCACGAAGAAGCACCAGCAGAGGCTGCAAATACCACGAGGGCCACACCCCGGAGTTGCCCAAACAGAGAACCGGCAAGCAATGACATGAATATTGTTCCTGGGATCATGAAGGTCTGCATGAAGATGTACACAGAACAGTAACCCACCAACACTTGTATGGTGTAATCACTGGTATAGTTCTCAAGATGTCCACTGCAAAGAAAACATTTTGTAGTTAGAAACAGAAACCAAGGACCATATACACTGTTAACAGTAGCAATTGGACTATTCCTATGCACATAACCGAACTTCATTTATAGCTTAAAATTAAATAACTAATGATAGCAACTGGGCCACAACGCAATCCACATGACATAACAGTAGCGAACCGATAGCTCATATCACACGTATAGAGCAGATCAATATATGTATTATTGTTCAGTTTAGGAGCATGGAACATGCATAGACTCAGTCCAGAGTACAAATTATTAGTAGCTGGCGAGAAAGCGACAAGGTAATTAGAGAAAGATTGAGGGATTTCTTACTCAACAATATTCAAATGGGTTAAAATTACTTCCATTGAGTTAATCATGGAGCTACGACGTTTGGTATTATTGCCTAAATCACGCAAATATTCCAGGTCTTAACACACGTTACTAATTGCAGAGTTCCTATATTCACAGATTTTAAGGGCAGTTTGAAatggccaaaaaagaaaaaggaaataacaGGTTAGGCTCCCAGATTTATGAAATCCGCAGCTTGCAAATTACTTTCACCAGATCCAGGATCTACCTCTTGcatagaaacaaaagaaaatcccCAGAGACGAACGCTAAGATACTTCCGAAATCACGAGATAAACTCTACTAATTCCCTCTAATTTCCCCCCAGTCAACTGTTCCATTCCCATAAACGCTGATCTACAAAAGGTGGGCAATTTTAACCTTCAAATCGCAccaaaaaacgaaaaaaattggATTCTTGCAAAGCTTAGAATGGCATAAGAACTGCATCTGTCATCTATGCATTACCCTCCGGTTGAACCATCAAAACAAACGCGCATTAAGACAGAAATCGTGTCTTCGTAACTCAACGAAGGCGACAATCTACTTGCAGGAATTAATTGATCAATAAACATAAAATTCACGacacaaaacaaagaaagaaattttGAATATACAATAGCGCCCCCAAAATGGAGCTTTTGTGAACGAAATTGACCGTACGCCAACTGAAACAAGAAACGAGGTTGGGGGGGGCAGCGAATGATTACGTGAGGATTTGGAGCTCCTCGAGGTTGCGCGGCAACTTGAGGAAGCTGTAGTCGGAGTCCGGCATGGAGAGGTAGACTCCGACGAGCCcggtggcgaaggcggcggcgaccccggcgccgagcgccgcctcccACACCGGgaacctctcctccctccccatctcctcccGCCTCCTTCCCCCCTTGCAAAAAATCCGGGGTCcaagcgaggaggaggaggagaggaagaagaagaagaagagagagagatggagtttgagaagaggaagatgagagCTTTCTTTGgctccctctcttctcttctcttccctctTTCCCTTTCTTCCTCGGTTGCTTTTCTTGGTGAGTTTATatgggaggggagagagaggttCGAATattctctctccctttttttgATTATATTTTGCCTTTTCCTTGTGTAAATGTTGTTGTTTCGTTGTTTCTTGGCGTTGGTGCAAAGATAAACATGCTTTTGGTCAGGATTTGTTTGGTCTGTAGGATTTTGCgaaattttcaaatcaagacAAATTTTATGTAACCTTCGGACATTCAGCATACTCTCTAcattctataaaaaattaaatcctgatgatgaatctggacatacactTATTCTcaggatttaattttttttatggggcGGGAGAGAATACATGTTACACTCCGCCCTTTTTCACGTTAGTTAGTTCAATATCATTTTAGCCTCCTCTTGTCGTTTATCTTTTAGCTTATAATGGattgttaaaatttaaatttaaacttaaattgttaaaaagttgaattttaaagttttattgtagtttatttttaacaCTAGCTTTTTAATCGTTACGgacttctataaaaaaattctaaccataaattgttttttatgGCTTATTAACTGTAGGCCAAATGttaaatgtgtgtgtgtgtggggggggggggggggggtcagaTGACAATTTTTTGGAGAGTTTCTTTTAATAGTCCCCCTACAACAAAGTGACATGCACAAAACACTGGATGATTTGAGTGATAACAATAGAAACTTAAACTAGATCAAATAGTTGATGTGACATTTAATCTAAAAATTGAAAACAGCAAACACGTTGGTCAGTTTGCTTTCTTTTTCagccaaggaaaaaaaaaataggtgtGCTTTTATTTTAATCGTGTTCATTCGTTTTTCCGTCTCTGGCGTCTGGGCTGGCTGAGGCTGACGCGTACTTTGGGAGCAATGAGAGTGTCTTAACTTTGTGATTAGTGCGTTGATTGGGACAAGTGGTCGGCCACATCGCCATTGTTAACCCTGCACGGCAGTATGGCTTTGGTCACATTTTTGCTGTccaccggcagcagcagcatcagcaaaGACAGCGAGAGTTTTCTCCATCCTCATCCAATAAAGATCGATTTTTAGATGaaatgaacagaaaaaaaatcacatctttAAATTCATCCTGTTGATGGAGGCGACCACATTATCCTGCGAATATTTGAGGTTTGAAAATTTGCTTAAACAGTTGAACGGTTAGTTGATTCTCTCCCCCAAAGACCACATCACATGGAACTAAATGATGGATTGGTCGGTCTTAAGGACTTAACCCCCTGctgtttttttgtttatttcgtCAGATCGGTCAGGGTTAACTCCTGCTAATCTTGTTTATTTCGTTGGATTCGCCTATCCATGTGTTAGTTTACAGGTACCCACCACCACTCTCCACGCACTCGGCTCGGCTAACCGCTAACTGCCACTGGCACCTTCTGCTGAACGGCAagacgagagagagacagagaatTCCACTCTGCATGTGCTGCAAGATCACAGTAGATCAGAGGCTCAGAAAAGATAATGCCCAAGTGTTGAAACAGTTGCAGATTTCACGGGAGAGGAGCAGTTGTGTACTTCGCCATGCTGAGCACTGATCTGAACAGAATCAAATTGAGGGGGTAGGTTGTCCATTTTTGTGATATGAAACAAGCTTTACTGTTTAGCTCTGATTAGCCACAACAAGAAAATGTGAGTGTGACATACAGCCACCAATCTGTAGAAGACTCTTTGCTGCAAACCATTCAAAATGCAGTAACTTTggtctctctttctttcttttttttaagataatgaaattGTTTTACATATCTGACCTCTACCATAAGGCACATAACCCAGTAATAACTTCGGCCTCTGCTGATCAACTTGCAGTAGTTATTTGCTGAAGATTCAGCATTCGACCTCTTGGTGATGTTGCATTATCCTACAGTTATGTGGTAAGTAAGCTACACATCAGTTTAATGCTGCATCAAAAGCTGATTCAGGGACAGTTCAACTCATGTGTGCCTTGCTGTTTAATTACTGAACACTGAACACTCCCAATTGTGATGCACATGCACAACTCTGTCTGGTCAAAATCACCGGTGGTCAGACCAAAAACAAGATTAGTTTACAGGTCAGCTTGTTTGATTGGTTCTGGAGATTAGATTACCACGGTGTGGACGAGCTTAATCATCGGGGGATGCTGTCAAAGTTGAGCCGACACCTCTGTTTTCTGAAGGGTGGCAGCTGGCATCTGCTCTCCCCAAATGCAGAAACGTGAAATCCGTTTGTTTAGCTGATAGCTACATCAAGGGGTCGGCAtggaatagaaaagaaaagaaaaaacgtcTGTTTCATCTAGAAAGAAGACGAAAACTGGTACTATGGTTTTAATTAGCTTTAAATGAATGTACTGAGAATTGCCATGTGAAACTGAAAACTGCTACTACTACGGTTTTAAATGAACACCGAGTTTTGGTATAACTTAATAATCTTTCTTGTGATACGAAATTTGTATTCTAGTATCAACATCAATGTGCCCATTTGATTATAGAAGAGTAGTTAGTACTCATCCAATGCAGTTTCTTAGGTAAGGTGGTGATGATCCATGCTTGCTTGCTCACATGtactgctgcagctgctgctgagATTATACAATGGCACATTATTATACCAGCCGTTGGACACAGACAGAGACATGGAATTTTGTAGTACTTGTCAGAACCGATTCCTCTCCTTTGTGTGCGACTGTGTGGAGAGTGGAGTGTACCAGGCCTAGATCTCAAcagtaagcatttttttttttggcatgccCTGATGTAGTTCTCACATGGTGTTTAGGACCAGGCTTTGTAGCTTGCAACCCCTGTGATTACTAGCTGCCAAGTTAAAGTTCCAAGTTTGCAAATTGCCTTATACAAAGTGACAAGGGGCAGCTTTCAAAGCTCAGACTTGAGACTTGATGGTCCAATGGGCACATGATCTTTGTTGCTTCATGGAGCAGGGTGTTTTTGCATGGCATACAAATTTACTCTCCTTTTCTCTTTGCAATTTTGTGTACGTTTTACCAGAACAAGACAggcaaaaatataaatttgagATATTTGCAGGATGCGTCCTGGCTGCGTTGCGACTTCTGAAGAGATTTGGCGTTGGCATCCTGAGTGGAATATCTTGAGGTGAAGTAGGTGACCCTAGATTGTTGTTGGCTGATCCTGAGTAGCATTCCACTACCAGATTCCAGGGATCATGGATTGCTGGCTGGTACTGGTATCCAAACATTATATATCCCTTCCGATGCTGATGTGCTTAAAAGTCATCTTTTTCTTAGAAACCCTGCATATTCGCACAGAATTTTCACAACAAAACAACAGCAGACACTTGTGCGGGTAAGCAACACAATAGCTGCTGTGTAACAAGAAGCCAGAAGCCAACGTTACTATACCATGAAAACCGAATGAGTAATAGCGTAGCAAATACACTATGGTCCCATTGTTTCGCCTATCTTGGAATAAGCAaaacggcatatttacaaacgaaaagtaGCTTGTGAATAAAACGTTTATATACGTGATTTTAGCGACCTAAAAGCAAAActgaaaataaacttcgatgaaaaaacatcaaaatcaccttcaaatttaaggttgaaaattcaaatttgggcTGATAAggataagcgaaaagatgagttCCTATCAGTTCCATAAATTACTGAACCATATCAGTGAACTCCTTGTGTGGAACACTATTGTAAAGAAATGAAACGAGAAACACAAGAGCACCTCAAAAGCTGCAACATTCCACCGAACCATAAAAAATTTCTGCCAGATGACAAGGACGGGAATTATGAAGAGAGCCGACATCCAGATCGCAGATCCAACAATTACAAGTGGAGCAAGCAACTTTATTTGCTGCTGGGTACCGCTTCCGTGCCACTGCCATACACACACATGGAAATTAATCAAGGCAAACTAACCCAAGTACCCAACGCAGAAGATAGCAACAACTATCAAGGACGGTAAAACTTTCTGAAGCACTTAGAAATTTAGAACTGAAAGACACCAGATCTTTCTAACTCAAGCAAAGAGTGCATTCTGTACAGTGGGTCAAAAGGTAAAACATGTGATTCATGCTGCAACATACCAGATAAAACAGCAGCTACAAAATTGGTGGTGCGAATAACATATAACTGCGGTTTGTCAACTATTTAAGCCTCAATAGGAACATCCTTACTGCCCCCCGTGGACGCAATCTTCACCTTCTTACCGCCTTTTTTGCTTGATttgcttgattttcttttctttatcgACTTTTGCAAGTTCTCTTCTGCTACCAATGCATCAGGCTTCGCCTGTGCAATTTCACAATTCTCTACTGATGAGCCATTTGCGTCATCTCTGGTTGTGCCCTCATCTATGTCCGGATCTACAACAGACATCCGGGTCAAGGTGTAGTCCAATAAAAATGTGCTTCGTACTAGTCTATCAACTCTGCTGAAATGCCTCTGTGAATATGGAATAAGTCCCTCAAGGAGCTCACTGATGCCCTTTATCTGCAGAAACAAATGGTGTCATAAAAAGAGTAAAAGTTTGTTATATGAGGCTCTTGGACATAACTCAGAAAGGGGGAAAGGAAGTACCTCCAGGATATCAGTGGGAGGCAAGCTCCTCAATACCCGAAAAAGCACAAACTGTGCAACATGACAAAGCTTAGGTTTTGTGTTCCATTCCCGGATATACTCAAGAAGTACGCGAAGCCCTTCCTTTGGAAGACCAATAAGGGCTTTTTCTATTGGGTCCTCCAGATCAGACTCCCTGCACACTCATGTGATATATCAATTTGTAATCAAAGAAAAACTAGTGAGCTTCAATAAAGGATTATGAGTACCTGCAAAGCTGTGTGAATAACTCAAGAAGCCTGTGGGGTCTTCTAAGCTCAAATGCAAGTTGTATTGCTTTTGCATAGTCATAATCTGATACTGCATTTTCTAATTCCTGACCTCTCAACAGTTCCTCCTCCTGCAACAATGGTGAATGTAATGAGTATTGCAAGTatggaaattaaataaaaatatttctatatagattcCAAGAGCCACCTTTGTAAAAGAAACAAGTGTAGCTGATCTGGAAATACAAGGGAAAAGTCTAAACCCACAAAGATTGgtgggcagaaaaaaaaaagatattaatTACTAGATTGACATCAGTCATCAGACCATGTGTTCAACACAGTAACAGACACAAGTACATCTCTTATGTCTTTACAAGAACTCAAGAAGCACTGCACTGAAAGTATAATAGAACACATCACTTACCTTTTTACGAAAATCTTCCTGTTTATCTTCCATGGTACAGTCATGCCAAAGGTTAAGAACAGCATCAGTTCCGCCAGTAGCAAGCATTTCAGTTTTCTTGCCAACAGCCAGTGCCCAAACCTGTTGAATGACTGAATCAATTGCCAAGTCCATCTTAAACATGTACCAGAAAAGATCTCTTCCACATTGCCTATTAAATATTAATGATCTCGATATTGCAAAGTTTTTGTCAGGTACTGAAATACATACTGAACAATTTCATAAACTACATGTTCTTCCCAAAGAGGAATTTTAGAGCAAAAGAGGTCCCAATTTATCAGAAAAGGCAAGTTCATGGCATAGCCAAAGTGAATGTAGATTGTCAGAAAGCCATAAGCCATGAACAACAATGGCAACAGTTTTCTGCTTGACTGAGCACAAATAGGTTCGTTCCTAATTCTATAAATATTGGTAAAAACTTCAATAGATAGTGTTATAATTCTCAACTCAATGAAGAGATTGCACTATTGACATACTGGAATTGTGATAATAATAGGTTGATATACTGCTAGGGTTTTCAATGAAAAACAGAGCAGATGAGACTATCATACCTTCCCATCATGCTTATCGTAAGTAGCAATGCATTCATTTGTTTTGATGGTCCATAGCTTAACAAGGCCATCGCTTCCTACGACAAGGAACATCGCAAGAATAGTGTCAATAAAGTTTCTCCCTTGAAAAGTACCTTAAGAATTTGTCCTGTTTCTTCTTACCACAAGAAACAAATTGGGTCCCATGTGAAAGGAATGAGGCTCGTAAAACACTAGATGTATGGCCCTCAAATGTCTTCAAGCATGAACCATCAGCAACAGCCCATATTTTGACTGTTCTGTCACCAGATGATGTAATGACACACTGCTCCACAGGAGAAAACTCGACTGACCAAATGCCCCTTTTATGCCCTTTAAGGACAACAGAGGACACTAAGTTTGGAAGTTTCCATATGCATGCAGTACGGTCCTGCAGAAGCAAGGTAATGAGATCTAATGACAAGTTCGATGATTTAAGCCAAATAAAAAGCCGATGACCATTAAGTATAACATACTGCAATCTAACCTCAGAACCACTGCAAACAAGACCGTCATTAGGCGAGACAGATAGAGAATTAATATCTTTGTCATGTGCAGCTACAACAGCTTTTGCTTTGAGAGGAACTTCACTGCCAACATCATCAAGTGTATCATCCCAGCTCCATATCTTGATGGTCCGATCACTAATAACAAGAAAACCTCAATTTTAGAACAATGTCAACAGTAAAACACTGGAAAGAATTACATGAGAAATGGTACTATTATTCTCAAAACTAATACTCAGGAGTCCATGAATAGTTCTGCTACAAAGGCAAAGTTGGATATCCTCATAACACTCGCCACTCATGCTCATGCACAGGGAGAATCAAACCAAAACATGGCATCTGAATTAATGTGTTCTTTGCACGACTCTAGAGGAAGATTTGCAACGCACACGAAACGAGAaagctcattagcacataatgaattaagtattaactattataaacttgaaaaatagatttatttgatttttttaaaacaacttccatatagaattttcttttgcaaaataatcaccatttaacagtttgaaaagcgtgctaacggaaaatgaggaagttgaagtttggagttgaagaaaagaactaaGCCTAGTCTCACAAGAGTTGTCAGTAGCTAATAAACATGATGCATCAGAGAAACATGAATAATCGGAGGAAATGAATATAACGATTGGTCAATAGATAAACAGAATTACATAGCATACAAAAATCAGAGGAACTGATTATCTAAAGTGGAACAGAAATAACTTGAAAACTAACCTGCTTCCACTAACAAAAAAATTCTTAGATTTCTTTGAGAATGCAACGGAACCAATAGCTCCCAGATGACCTTTACCAATACCAATGCAGCTTCTCCTTTCCATATCCCAGAGTCTCACCTGCGAAATGCAAAAGTCAAATGCAACACGAGAAAAGActgcaaaaacaaaacaaaaaaaaagaaaaggaaaatatgtcAGTTTCAGTCAGAATAGGCCACTACAACTTACAGTGCTATCTTTGCTCCCAGTCACAACAAGTGTCTTCCCAGAAGAAGAAATACAAGTGTCGATGCAAAC is part of the Oryza glaberrima chromosome 4, OglaRS2, whole genome shotgun sequence genome and encodes:
- the LOC127771393 gene encoding protein TORMOZ EMBRYO DEFECTIVE, with the protein product MASSQGLKKNYRCDRSLQQFYTGGPFAVGSSPGGGEGEVEGGEAEAEAFLACACGGEVRLVSAADASAIGEPIEGENEAVTALALSPDSRLLFTAGHSRLIRVWDLASRTCTRSWKGHDGPIRAMACHASGGLLATAGADKKVCVWDVDGGFCTHFFRGHAGVVTTVMFHKDPKRLLLFSGSEDATVRVWNLESKKCVAVLKEHFSAVTSLALSEDGQTLLSAGRDKIVNVWDVRKYNSKKTIPAFEMIEDVSFIGPRSNLLSCLGEPANIKRKTDGYFLTVGERGVVRIWCLESAQCIYEQQSSDVTVNTENEESRRGFTSAVMLSDDQGLLCATADQQFLFYCPTRTDGGDFQLNLYKRLVGYNDEILDLKFVGEDEQYLAVATNLEQVRVYDVASMSCSYVLSGHTEIVVCIDTCISSSGKTLVVTGSKDSTVRLWDMERRSCIGIGKGHLGAIGSVAFSKKSKNFFVSGSSDRTIKIWSWDDTLDDVGSEVPLKAKAVVAAHDKDINSLSVSPNDGLVCSGSEDRTACIWKLPNLVSSVVLKGHKRGIWSVEFSPVEQCVITSSGDRTVKIWAVADGSCLKTFEGHTSSVLRASFLSHGTQFVSCGSDGLVKLWTIKTNECIATYDKHDGKVWALAVGKKTEMLATGGTDAVLNLWHDCTMEDKQEDFRKKEEELLRGQELENAVSDYDYAKAIQLAFELRRPHRLLELFTQLCRESDLEDPIEKALIGLPKEGLRVLLEYIREWNTKPKLCHVAQFVLFRVLRSLPPTDILEIKGISELLEGLIPYSQRHFSRVDRLVRSTFLLDYTLTRMSVVDPDIDEGTTRDDANGSSVENCEIAQAKPDALVAEENLQKSIKKRKSSKSSKKGGKKVKIASTGGSKDVPIEA
- the LOC127772344 gene encoding uncharacterized membrane protein At4g09580-like, with protein sequence MGREERFPVWEAALGAGVAAAFATGLVGVYLSMPDSDYSFLKLPRNLEELQILTGHLENYTSDYTIQVLVGYCSVYIFMQTFMIPGTIFMSLLAGSLFGQLRGVALVVFAASAGASSCFFLSKLIGKPLVFSLWPDKLMFFQKQVAKRREKLLNYMLFLRVTPTLPNTFINLASPIVDVPYHIFLLATLIGLIPASYVTVRAGIALGELTSLSDLYDTQSIALLFLIGIVSVTPTLLGKDEAQEKTTEIAVTAS